A portion of the Deltaproteobacteria bacterium genome contains these proteins:
- the folP gene encoding dihydropteroate synthase, with amino-acid sequence MGILNVTPDSFSDGGSYRSTGDAVARALEMERQGAAIIDVGGESTRPGSTPVPMEVEIRRVLPVLESLRGRTGAVISIDTTKAAVARAAIAAGARIVNDTSALADDPEMAEVIRDSGCAVVLMHRRGTPETMQRAPRYESLFDEIVAELAERIETAVAAGIDRERILIDPGIGFGKRLPDNLALHDVRNLSVLDRPIVFGPSRKRFIGDVTGAPPGERVFGTAASVSIAVMNGAHIVRVHDVKEMRDVVLVAAALRGARE; translated from the coding sequence ATGGGGATCCTGAACGTTACTCCGGATTCCTTCTCCGACGGCGGGTCGTACCGATCGACCGGGGACGCGGTCGCCCGCGCGCTGGAGATGGAACGGCAGGGGGCGGCGATCATAGACGTCGGCGGGGAGTCCACCCGGCCGGGATCGACGCCGGTGCCGATGGAAGTGGAGATCCGCCGCGTTCTTCCCGTCCTCGAATCGCTTCGGGGCAGGACCGGCGCGGTGATATCGATCGACACGACCAAGGCGGCGGTGGCCCGGGCGGCGATCGCCGCCGGCGCCCGGATCGTCAACGATACCAGCGCCCTGGCCGACGACCCGGAGATGGCGGAAGTGATCCGCGATTCGGGGTGCGCCGTGGTGCTGATGCACCGCCGGGGAACCCCCGAGACGATGCAGCGCGCTCCCCGCTACGAGTCGCTGTTCGACGAGATCGTCGCCGAGCTGGCCGAGAGGATCGAAACGGCGGTCGCTGCGGGGATCGACCGGGAAAGGATCCTGATCGATCCGGGGATCGGTTTCGGGAAGCGGCTCCCGGACAACCTGGCCTTGCACGATGTCCGGAATCTTTCGGTCCTCGACCGCCCGATCGTGTTCGGGCCGTCGCGGAAACGGTTCATCGGGGACGTCACGGGCGCGCCGCCGGGGGAACGGGTTTTCGGGACCGCGGCGTCGGTCTCGATCGCGGTGATGAACGGCGCGCACATCGTGCGCGTGCACGACGTGAAGGAGATGCGGGACGTGGTACTGGTGGCGGCGGCGCTCCGGGGAGCTAGGGAATGA
- a CDS encoding tetratricopeptide repeat protein: protein MAKHLKRGDEYAKEEKFKEAIIEYKNAVKAVPKDPMAHWKLAKASLDARDVRTAFVELQKTLELDPGNFEAMGKLGELYVVAGKQAEAMRIADNLVKSRPLDPEGYILLSGLAVRSGKVDEGILKLKKAVELDPKRIRTYLTIGNLYLAKRDPGNAKEWYEKALGADPNSVDALVARGNFLFGTGEREEGEKEYRKAIGLSREKETLRIALAENHLIHGRREDGEKELDAVIRELNSQKARKVLAEIKLETGRMEEAKPIVDGILKENGKDLDGKYLKGRIALAENRLDDAKGLFGDVVSQDAGMARARFYNGLTEIRQGRIEMGRKELEEAVKLEPSNARFRLLLGEIALRSGSPEAAEKAALEVLRQNGSNGLASMLLADSYLARKEWRKAEQIYQSMIKQLPKSPVGYMKMGLSRKLQRKPAEAAGFFAQAAERSPKDLSGFNEYVFALAAAKDTAKAKRVLDDRMAREPKNPILWDMTGRFQLAAGNKAEAEAAFLKCIEFAPDFTPPYYQLAVMYASQEKFSEAAKRLSKVIAQNDRNVGAHALLGMVLNSQGKLDEANKEYRKVLSLSPRNPLAANNLASNLADSGGNLDEALKFAQIAREAAPEDPSIADTLGWVYFRKGLVESAYPLIADAAGKVKENASIRYHHGMVLAKKGKNREAAAELKTALTMDPMFFGAEEARKTLESLK, encoded by the coding sequence TTGGCGAAGCATTTGAAAAGGGGTGACGAATACGCGAAGGAGGAGAAGTTCAAGGAAGCGATCATCGAATACAAAAACGCCGTGAAAGCGGTGCCGAAAGATCCGATGGCCCACTGGAAGCTGGCGAAGGCGTCTCTCGACGCGAGGGACGTGCGGACCGCGTTCGTTGAGCTTCAGAAGACGCTGGAGCTCGACCCCGGGAACTTCGAAGCGATGGGCAAGCTCGGGGAGCTGTACGTGGTGGCCGGAAAACAGGCGGAGGCCATGCGGATCGCCGACAACCTGGTGAAGAGCCGCCCGCTGGATCCGGAAGGATACATCCTGTTGTCCGGGCTTGCGGTCCGATCGGGAAAAGTGGACGAAGGGATCCTGAAGCTGAAGAAAGCCGTGGAGCTCGACCCGAAGCGGATTCGCACGTACCTGACGATCGGGAACCTGTATCTTGCGAAGCGCGACCCCGGGAACGCGAAGGAGTGGTACGAAAAGGCCCTGGGGGCCGATCCGAATTCCGTGGACGCCCTCGTTGCCCGGGGCAATTTCCTGTTCGGCACCGGGGAACGGGAAGAAGGGGAGAAGGAATACCGAAAGGCGATCGGACTCTCGAGGGAGAAGGAAACCTTGCGGATCGCGCTGGCGGAGAACCATCTTATACATGGAAGGAGGGAGGACGGAGAGAAGGAGCTGGACGCGGTGATCCGGGAGTTGAACTCGCAGAAGGCGCGCAAGGTGCTGGCGGAGATCAAGCTCGAAACCGGAAGGATGGAGGAAGCCAAGCCGATCGTCGATGGGATCCTCAAGGAAAACGGCAAGGACCTGGACGGGAAATATCTGAAGGGAAGAATCGCGCTGGCGGAAAATCGGCTGGACGACGCCAAGGGGCTGTTCGGCGATGTCGTGAGCCAGGATGCCGGAATGGCGCGCGCCCGGTTCTACAACGGGCTTACCGAGATCCGGCAGGGACGCATCGAAATGGGCCGGAAAGAATTGGAGGAGGCGGTGAAACTGGAGCCCTCCAACGCCCGTTTCCGGCTGCTCCTCGGAGAGATCGCATTGCGCTCGGGTTCACCCGAGGCGGCGGAAAAAGCGGCCCTCGAGGTACTTCGGCAAAACGGCTCGAACGGACTGGCCTCGATGCTCCTGGCCGATTCGTACCTGGCGCGCAAGGAATGGAGGAAGGCCGAGCAGATCTATCAGTCGATGATCAAGCAGCTTCCGAAGAGTCCGGTCGGGTACATGAAGATGGGGCTTTCGCGAAAGCTGCAGCGCAAGCCGGCCGAAGCGGCCGGCTTCTTCGCGCAGGCGGCGGAGCGCAGCCCGAAGGATCTATCCGGGTTCAACGAATATGTGTTCGCGTTGGCCGCGGCGAAAGACACGGCGAAGGCAAAGAGAGTCCTGGACGACCGGATGGCGAGGGAACCGAAGAACCCGATCCTGTGGGACATGACGGGACGGTTCCAGCTCGCCGCCGGGAACAAGGCGGAGGCGGAAGCCGCCTTCCTGAAATGCATCGAGTTTGCGCCCGACTTCACACCGCCGTATTACCAGCTCGCGGTGATGTACGCGTCGCAGGAGAAGTTTTCCGAGGCGGCGAAGCGCCTGTCGAAGGTCATCGCGCAGAACGACAGGAACGTCGGCGCCCACGCCCTTCTCGGAATGGTGCTCAATTCGCAGGGAAAGCTGGACGAGGCGAACAAGGAGTACCGGAAAGTCCTTTCGCTGTCGCCTCGAAATCCGCTGGCAGCGAACAACCTGGCGTCGAACCTCGCGGATTCGGGAGGAAACCTGGACGAGGCGCTGAAATTCGCCCAGATCGCGCGGGAAGCGGCGCCGGAAGACCCGAGCATCGCCGACACGCTGGGTTGGGTCTATTTCAGGAAGGGGCTCGTCGAATCGGCCTACCCGCTGATCGCGGACGCCGCGGGGAAGGTGAAGGAGAACGCCTCGATCCGGTATCACCATGGAATGGTATTGGCGAAGAAGGGGAAGAACCGCGAGGCGGCGGCGGAGTTGAAAACCGCACTCACGATGGATCCGATGTTCTTCGGCGCGGAAGAGGCGAGGAAGACGCTCGAATCCTTGAAATGA
- the tilS gene encoding tRNA lysidine(34) synthetase TilS, with protein MYLLHRLLSGKKDRIVVGHLNHGARGRDSERDQEFVERIAESLRLEHAIGKGRKRNPASPGFEKEARIERHEFLRRLAAKTGSGRIALAHTADDQVETVLMRFFEGAGIGGLKGIPRKSEDGIVRPILDEWREDILKYLKRHMIPCRTDKSNFDTRFERNWVRHVLLPLLEKRYGKSVRKRIFTLGERFREIDDYLETEARKWIRRNVKSGRGSGSITLRRIPFSDLPSVLRIRILQNIGFDRLGLSPNERLLMAMDRSIRDGGPSARVKIGKGWELSNRYGETMFVHHGKPGRENGMPSVRKDGGGGLVVEARGKLAPALAKRVAARGNAELFDAAVLKLPLALRPLTAGDRIRPFGLASEKKVKEVLIDRKIPRGERWGRPAVCDAEGTLLWIPGVVRSAHAPVTARTRKTVLLKLSPPK; from the coding sequence ATGTATCTGCTCCATCGACTTCTGTCGGGAAAAAAGGACCGAATCGTGGTAGGGCACCTCAATCACGGGGCGCGGGGCCGGGATTCGGAGAGGGACCAGGAGTTCGTGGAGAGGATCGCCGAATCGCTTCGGCTGGAGCACGCAATCGGAAAGGGGAGGAAAAGGAATCCCGCATCCCCTGGGTTTGAAAAGGAAGCCAGGATCGAGCGGCACGAATTCCTGCGTCGGCTGGCGGCCAAAACCGGCTCCGGAAGGATCGCCCTGGCGCACACCGCCGACGACCAGGTGGAAACCGTCCTGATGCGGTTCTTCGAAGGAGCGGGGATCGGGGGTCTGAAAGGAATCCCACGGAAATCAGAGGACGGGATCGTTAGACCGATTCTCGATGAATGGCGGGAAGATATCCTGAAATACTTGAAGAGGCACATGATTCCGTGCCGGACCGACAAATCGAACTTCGATACCCGGTTCGAGCGGAACTGGGTCCGGCATGTCCTCCTCCCCTTGCTGGAAAAACGTTACGGCAAATCGGTCCGTAAGCGGATCTTCACGCTCGGCGAGCGATTCCGGGAGATCGATGATTACCTCGAAACCGAGGCGCGCAAATGGATCCGGCGGAACGTGAAGTCCGGTCGCGGCTCCGGTTCCATCACTTTGAGGCGGATTCCATTTTCCGACCTCCCATCGGTTCTCCGGATCCGGATCCTGCAGAACATCGGGTTCGACCGGCTCGGGCTGTCGCCGAACGAACGGCTGTTGATGGCGATGGATCGATCGATCCGCGACGGCGGCCCATCGGCCCGGGTCAAGATCGGGAAAGGTTGGGAGCTTTCCAACCGATATGGGGAGACGATGTTCGTCCATCACGGAAAACCCGGCCGGGAAAATGGAATGCCCTCCGTCCGGAAGGACGGCGGGGGGGGGCTCGTCGTGGAAGCACGGGGGAAGCTTGCTCCGGCCCTGGCGAAGCGGGTCGCCGCGAGGGGCAACGCCGAACTGTTCGACGCGGCGGTCCTGAAACTGCCCCTTGCGCTCCGTCCGCTGACGGCCGGAGACCGGATCCGGCCGTTCGGCCTGGCTTCAGAGAAGAAGGTCAAGGAGGTCCTGATCGACCGGAAGATTCCGCGCGGGGAACGGTGGGGTCGCCCGGCGGTGTGCGACGCCGAAGGGACCCTCCTCTGGATCCCCGGCGTGGTCCGGTCCGCACACGCTCCCGTGACGGCACGCACGCGAAAGACGGTCCTCCTGAAGTTGTCGCCCCCGAAATAG
- a CDS encoding ATP-dependent metallopeptidase FtsH/Yme1/Tma family protein: MNQFYRNLAIWMLIALAMVFLFNTFKAQKVELEEVSFSAFIQSVDAGKVKEVTIKGQEITGKYVESAGKDKKSFHTFAPDDPDLVKTLRGKNVQITARPLDDNPWYMSLLVSWLPMLLLIGVWIFFMRQMQAGGGKAMSFGKSRAKLLTESGNKVTFADVAGIEEAKEELQEIIAFLKDPKRFTKLGGRIPKGVLLVGSPGTGKTLLARAIAGEAGVPFFSISGSDFVEMFVGVGAARVRDLFIQGKKSAPCIIFIDEFDAVGRHRGAGLGGGHDEREQTLNQLLVEMDGFESNEGLILIAATNRPDVLDPALMRPGRFDRQVVVPKPDVKGREQILGVHTRKIPLDKVVNLEVLAKGTPGFTGADLANLANEAALHAASTNLAKVTMDCFEMAKDKVMMGRERRSMIISDEEKKSTAYHEAGHAIVATLTPGADPIHKVSIIPRGMALGITQQLPIDERHTYSQDFLKSNITILMGGRVAEELVRGELTTGAGNDLERATALARKMVCEWGMSDKLGPVTFGQKQEAIFLGRDFTRHQDYSEATARDIDQEVRGIVTSCYERANSLLRNHLEILHAVAKALLEKEVVDGAEIKRIIDGGIAPGGPEGSPEPAGSPA, from the coding sequence TTGAACCAGTTCTATAGGAATCTCGCCATCTGGATGCTCATCGCCCTGGCGATGGTCTTCCTCTTCAACACCTTCAAGGCCCAGAAGGTCGAACTCGAGGAGGTTTCCTTCTCCGCCTTCATCCAGTCCGTGGACGCCGGAAAGGTGAAGGAGGTCACCATCAAGGGGCAGGAGATCACGGGAAAGTACGTCGAGTCCGCGGGCAAGGACAAGAAGTCGTTCCACACCTTCGCGCCGGACGATCCCGACCTGGTCAAGACGCTCCGCGGAAAGAACGTGCAGATCACCGCGAGGCCTCTGGACGACAACCCGTGGTACATGTCGCTGCTCGTCTCCTGGCTGCCGATGCTCCTGTTGATCGGCGTGTGGATCTTCTTCATGCGCCAGATGCAGGCGGGAGGAGGCAAGGCGATGTCGTTCGGCAAGAGCCGGGCGAAGCTCCTGACCGAATCGGGGAACAAGGTCACCTTCGCCGACGTCGCCGGCATCGAGGAGGCCAAGGAGGAGTTGCAGGAGATCATCGCCTTCCTCAAGGATCCCAAGCGGTTCACCAAGCTCGGCGGGCGCATCCCGAAGGGGGTGCTTCTCGTCGGCTCGCCGGGGACCGGAAAAACGTTGCTGGCGCGGGCGATCGCGGGCGAGGCGGGCGTGCCGTTCTTCTCGATCAGCGGCTCCGACTTCGTGGAGATGTTCGTCGGCGTGGGCGCCGCGCGGGTGCGCGACCTGTTCATCCAGGGGAAGAAGTCCGCCCCCTGCATCATCTTCATCGACGAGTTCGACGCGGTCGGCCGGCACCGCGGGGCGGGCTTGGGCGGCGGGCACGACGAACGGGAGCAGACGCTGAACCAGCTCCTCGTGGAGATGGACGGATTCGAGTCGAACGAAGGGCTGATCCTCATCGCGGCGACCAACCGGCCCGACGTCCTCGACCCGGCGCTGATGCGGCCGGGGCGGTTCGACCGGCAGGTGGTCGTCCCCAAGCCCGACGTGAAGGGGCGCGAGCAGATCCTGGGCGTGCACACCCGGAAGATCCCGCTCGACAAGGTCGTGAACCTCGAGGTGCTGGCGAAGGGGACCCCGGGGTTCACCGGCGCGGACCTGGCGAACCTCGCCAACGAGGCGGCGCTCCACGCGGCCAGCACCAATCTCGCCAAGGTCACGATGGACTGCTTCGAGATGGCCAAGGACAAGGTGATGATGGGGCGGGAACGGCGCTCGATGATCATCAGCGACGAGGAGAAGAAGTCGACGGCGTACCACGAGGCGGGACACGCGATCGTCGCGACGCTGACGCCCGGCGCCGATCCGATCCACAAGGTGAGCATCATCCCGAGGGGGATGGCCCTGGGGATCACGCAGCAGCTTCCGATCGACGAGCGCCACACGTACTCGCAGGATTTCCTGAAGAGCAACATCACCATCCTCATGGGCGGCCGGGTCGCCGAGGAGCTGGTACGGGGAGAGCTGACCACGGGCGCGGGGAACGACCTCGAGCGGGCCACGGCGCTCGCGCGGAAGATGGTCTGCGAGTGGGGGATGAGCGACAAGCTGGGGCCGGTCACCTTCGGGCAGAAACAGGAGGCGATCTTCCTCGGCCGGGACTTCACCCGGCACCAGGATTACAGCGAGGCCACCGCGAGGGACATCGACCAGGAGGTCCGCGGGATCGTCACCTCCTGCTACGAGCGTGCGAACTCGCTGCTCCGGAACCACCTGGAGATCCTCCACGCCGTCGCGAAGGCCCTTCTGGAGAAGGAAGTGGTCGACGGCGCCGAGATCAAGCGGATCATCGACGGGGGCATCGCGCCGGGAGGCCCCGAAGGGTCGCCCGAACCGGCCGGCTCCCCGGCCTGA
- a CDS encoding diguanylate cyclase, translating to MAPFDITGLPRCTIDFPLEITHEEISSLATPVNTLLKSSCLLGTSFELETTFESVFDIAEEIAGIEACGFLVAPEDAPGTWELRVNRRVDPFPPTERVPHIAAPAAIAARFGKTVLLDIDRDAWFRPICDTWGSSSLLAFPLRRDRDVVGTLVFGKRDSHPFSTIQVKLLWALSMQAENLLHRSDSMKALSYYSFLDPLTHLYNRRYFDNQLEKEILRSRRNGDSFSLLTLDLDGFKAYNHRFRPSAGDIALQEFAGILAGCVREVDTVARLGGDEFAIILLDGNTEGAQTLASRIIQRFKRHLLPGEENTRNERLSVSVGIASFPSDSFDRADLLTKVDRAQHAAKAQGGGRACCFHETCDSAPVKNTLQDLPVRKIYDASRSVVDMDKFLEILLFTGMQGLSAGRGSIVVKGADGDYSLCAAIGFSRREEHVAASGGFRPGPITHWVVDHQIPLVVSKAEDSPIGTPFTKNGYQTESFLSIPLTHRGQTLGALHLTNRKDHKPFTHDDLKTFAPISGEIAAILAQGMDFRENVRTFSLSILSSLSGALELRFPFLSGHAGRVRDLSIRIGERMGIGGAELASLSHAAELHDVGIVGIPGNLLSKKRRLNDHETDLVRKHPFLGAKMLEGVPGMEAARRAILEHHEHFDGSGYPYGLRGADISIPARILSVAEFYDSVVSDRPHRTAIAPEEAARLIRDGATTMFDPEVAVAFLELPPLSRHPSDNPN from the coding sequence ATGGCACCCTTCGATATCACAGGCCTTCCTCGATGCACGATCGATTTCCCGCTGGAAATCACGCATGAGGAAATATCGTCGCTCGCCACTCCCGTGAACACCCTCCTGAAAAGTTCCTGCCTCCTGGGAACGTCGTTCGAACTGGAAACCACATTCGAATCCGTTTTCGACATCGCGGAGGAAATCGCGGGCATCGAGGCGTGCGGTTTCCTGGTCGCCCCCGAGGATGCGCCCGGGACGTGGGAGCTCCGGGTGAATCGCCGTGTCGATCCGTTTCCGCCGACGGAGCGAGTGCCCCATATCGCGGCCCCCGCGGCGATCGCCGCCCGTTTCGGGAAAACGGTGTTGCTCGACATCGATCGCGACGCCTGGTTCCGGCCGATCTGCGACACGTGGGGTTCGAGCTCCCTTCTGGCCTTCCCCCTTCGGCGCGACCGCGACGTGGTCGGCACGCTCGTGTTCGGCAAGCGCGATTCGCATCCGTTCTCGACGATACAGGTGAAGCTGCTGTGGGCGCTCTCCATGCAGGCGGAAAACCTTCTCCATCGCAGCGATTCGATGAAAGCCCTATCCTACTACTCTTTTCTCGATCCGCTAACCCACCTCTACAATCGCAGGTATTTCGACAACCAGCTGGAAAAGGAGATTCTGCGTTCGCGACGCAACGGGGATTCGTTCAGCCTCCTCACCCTCGACCTGGACGGCTTCAAGGCGTACAACCACCGGTTCAGGCCGTCCGCCGGGGATATCGCCCTGCAGGAGTTCGCGGGAATCCTGGCGGGTTGCGTGCGGGAGGTCGATACGGTGGCGCGGCTCGGTGGAGACGAATTCGCCATCATCCTCCTGGACGGAAACACCGAAGGTGCGCAGACGCTCGCCTCCCGGATCATCCAGAGGTTCAAGCGCCACCTCCTGCCGGGCGAGGAGAATACCCGGAACGAGCGGTTGTCCGTCAGCGTCGGAATCGCTTCGTTTCCGTCCGACTCGTTCGACCGCGCCGACCTGCTGACCAAGGTCGACCGGGCGCAGCACGCCGCCAAGGCCCAGGGGGGCGGCCGCGCGTGCTGTTTCCACGAGACGTGCGATTCCGCGCCCGTGAAAAACACCCTCCAGGACCTTCCCGTCCGGAAGATCTACGACGCGAGCCGCTCCGTGGTGGACATGGACAAATTCCTGGAGATCCTGCTGTTCACCGGGATGCAGGGCCTCTCGGCGGGCCGCGGTTCCATCGTCGTGAAAGGCGCCGATGGGGACTATTCGCTTTGCGCCGCCATCGGGTTCAGCCGCCGCGAGGAACACGTCGCGGCGTCCGGAGGTTTCCGCCCCGGCCCCATCACCCACTGGGTCGTGGATCACCAGATCCCGCTGGTGGTATCCAAGGCGGAAGATTCGCCGATCGGGACTCCGTTCACGAAGAACGGATACCAGACGGAATCGTTCCTTTCCATCCCCCTCACCCACCGCGGGCAAACGCTCGGCGCGCTCCACCTGACGAACCGCAAGGACCACAAGCCGTTCACCCACGACGACCTGAAGACGTTCGCCCCCATCTCGGGAGAGATCGCCGCGATCCTGGCGCAAGGGATGGATTTCCGGGAAAATGTCCGGACGTTCTCCCTTTCCATCCTATCCTCCCTGTCGGGAGCGCTCGAGCTTCGATTCCCGTTTCTTTCCGGGCACGCGGGAAGGGTTCGCGACCTGTCGATCCGGATCGGGGAGCGGATGGGGATCGGAGGCGCCGAGCTCGCCTCTTTAAGCCACGCCGCCGAGCTGCACGACGTGGGAATCGTAGGGATTCCGGGAAACCTGCTCTCCAAGAAACGTCGGCTGAACGACCACGAAACGGATCTGGTACGGAAGCACCCGTTCCTCGGCGCGAAAATGCTGGAAGGCGTCCCGGGCATGGAAGCGGCCCGACGTGCGATCCTGGAGCACCATGAGCATTTCGACGGGTCGGGATATCCGTACGGTCTCCGGGGCGCGGACATTTCGATCCCGGCGCGAATCCTTTCCGTGGCGGAGTTCTACGACTCCGTCGTATCCGATCGCCCGCACCGCACGGCCATCGCCCCCGAAGAGGCGGCGCGCCTCATCCGGGACGGAGCCACCACCATGTTCGATCCCGAGGTCGCCGTCGCCTTTCTCGAACTGCCTCCGCTCTCACGCCACCCTTCGGACAACCCGAACTGA
- a CDS encoding PEP-CTERM sorting domain-containing protein, translating into MKKLLAQGTVLCCLLALAAPAWSLAITDVGSIDTLLASTKLSDSGDTEERTWAEGVLGLDLTLTFKYDTTGSGWSPVEGYEPGVYAHSLLGAPEYFLIKTGNVTDGDVKRNWLFRNLDESSFAVIDLEAMGFKRISNVGGISHITQFDGSTKVPEPGTLILLGSGLIGLAAWGRKTIRM; encoded by the coding sequence ATGAAAAAATTATTGGCGCAAGGAACGGTACTTTGCTGCCTCTTGGCATTAGCCGCCCCGGCCTGGTCCCTCGCGATCACCGATGTGGGGAGCATCGACACCTTGCTCGCGTCGACGAAACTCTCCGACAGCGGCGACACGGAGGAACGCACATGGGCGGAAGGAGTTCTCGGTCTCGATCTGACGTTGACTTTCAAGTACGACACGACCGGCAGTGGATGGTCGCCGGTGGAAGGCTACGAACCTGGCGTGTACGCGCATTCGCTGTTGGGCGCTCCGGAATATTTCCTTATTAAAACCGGGAACGTTACGGATGGAGACGTTAAAAGGAACTGGCTGTTCCGCAACCTCGACGAATCCTCTTTCGCGGTCATTGACCTGGAGGCCATGGGATTCAAGAGAATTTCAAACGTCGGCGGCATCAGCCATATAACCCAGTTCGACGGCAGCACCAAGGTTCCCGAGCCGGGGACGCTGATCCTGCTGGGCAGCGGATTGATCGGGCTTGCCGCTTGGGGAAGAAAAACGATCCGGATGTAA